A region from the Hypericibacter adhaerens genome encodes:
- a CDS encoding YaiI/YqxD family protein: protein MEIFVDADACPVKEEVIRVADRHRLAVHMVGNSWMRLDGATSVNRVVVPEGFDAADNWIAEHVGAGDIAITADIRLAARCLARGARVLGPTGKPFTEAGIGMALAMRDLNEYLRDAGEIRGGGPAFSRQDRSRFLEALEQTIQSLKRERPSS from the coding sequence CTGGAAATCTTCGTCGATGCCGATGCCTGCCCGGTGAAGGAAGAGGTGATCCGCGTCGCGGACCGCCACCGCCTCGCCGTCCACATGGTCGGCAACAGCTGGATGCGGCTCGACGGCGCCACCTCGGTCAACCGCGTGGTGGTGCCGGAAGGCTTCGATGCCGCGGACAATTGGATCGCCGAGCATGTCGGCGCCGGCGACATCGCCATCACCGCCGATATCCGCCTCGCCGCCCGCTGCCTCGCGCGGGGTGCGCGCGTGCTCGGGCCCACGGGCAAGCCCTTCACCGAGGCCGGCATCGGCATGGCGCTCGCGATGCGCGACCTCAACGAATATCTGCGCGATGCGGGCGAGATTCGCGGCGGCGGCCCGGCCTTCTCGCGCCAGGACCGCTCGCGCTTCCTCGAAGCGCTGGAGCAGACGATCCAGTCGCTGAAGCGCGAGCGCCCCTCTTCCTGA
- a CDS encoding VOC family protein has product MEDIMYDHVGLKVKDIAASVRFYKAALAPLGHGLCSQDASSAGFGPPGAPALWLYPADGKAVAATHVAFSAADRGAVDRFHKEGLKAGGRDQGKPGLRADYSPTYYAAFLLDPDGNNIEAVCLK; this is encoded by the coding sequence ATGGAGGACATCATGTACGACCATGTCGGATTGAAGGTGAAGGACATCGCGGCGAGCGTACGCTTCTACAAGGCGGCGCTGGCACCGCTGGGCCACGGGCTCTGCTCGCAGGACGCCTCGAGCGCCGGCTTCGGTCCGCCCGGCGCGCCGGCCCTGTGGCTCTATCCGGCCGACGGCAAGGCGGTCGCCGCCACGCATGTCGCGTTCTCCGCTGCCGATCGCGGCGCGGTCGACCGCTTCCACAAGGAGGGCCTCAAGGCCGGCGGGCGCGACCAGGGCAAGCCGGGCCTGCGCGCCGACTACAGCCCGACCTATTACGCGGCCTTCCTGCTCGATCCCGACGGCAACAATATCGAGGCGGTGTGCCTGAAATAG
- a CDS encoding helix-turn-helix transcriptional regulator: protein MPMRILRQSASITASDYRCSARLGDRPFAECHTGYTMAYLREGSFGYRAQGRAHELVTGSILIGRPGVEYVCSHDHVCGDECLAFDLVPSLVEALAPGGTEIWQAGALPPLPELMVLGELAQAAAEGRSDVDIAEAGMALAGRVAKIVSGKTGPAAAVTARDRRRAVEAALWIDENAPEPIDLDKAAHAAGLSPFHFLRLFRRALGVTPHQYLIRARLRRAARRLAEDDSPITAIAYEVGFADLSNFVRSFHRAAGVSPRRFRRTARGDRKFFQERIGAALLA from the coding sequence ATGCCGATGCGCATCTTGCGGCAGAGCGCCTCGATCACGGCGAGCGACTATCGCTGCAGCGCCCGGCTGGGCGACCGGCCCTTCGCCGAATGCCACACCGGTTACACCATGGCCTATCTGCGCGAGGGCAGCTTTGGCTATCGCGCGCAAGGTCGCGCCCATGAGCTGGTGACGGGCTCCATCCTGATCGGGCGGCCCGGTGTCGAATATGTCTGCAGCCACGATCATGTCTGCGGCGACGAATGCCTGGCGTTCGATCTGGTGCCGTCCCTGGTCGAGGCGCTGGCGCCGGGCGGGACCGAGATATGGCAGGCCGGCGCCTTGCCGCCGCTGCCCGAGCTGATGGTGTTGGGCGAACTGGCGCAGGCCGCCGCCGAGGGTCGCAGCGATGTCGACATCGCCGAAGCCGGCATGGCGCTCGCCGGGCGCGTGGCGAAAATCGTCTCCGGGAAAACGGGGCCGGCCGCGGCGGTGACGGCGCGCGATCGTCGCCGCGCCGTCGAGGCGGCGCTCTGGATCGACGAGAACGCGCCGGAGCCGATCGATCTCGACAAGGCGGCGCATGCCGCGGGCCTCAGCCCGTTCCACTTCCTGCGCCTGTTTCGCCGCGCGCTCGGCGTGACGCCGCATCAATATCTGATCCGCGCGCGGCTGCGCCGGGCCGCCCGGCGTCTCGCCGAGGATGACAGCCCGATCACGGCGATCGCCTACGAGGTGGGCTTCGCCGATCTCTCCAATTTCGTGCGCAGCTTTCATCGCGCGGCCGGCGTTTCGCCGCGGCGCTTCCGCAGGACGGCGCGGGGCGATCGCAAGTTCTTCCAAGAACGGATCGGTGCCGCGCTCCTAGCATGA
- a CDS encoding methylated-DNA--[protein]-cysteine S-methyltransferase, with protein MTDQGYTLFDTAIGRCALGWNRQGVVALQLPEPSDAATRARLRRRHPGLEQASPPPAIEQAIAAIVALLEGKPSDLSFVALDMTPVPAFNRRVYEIARRIPPGRTRTYGEIAIELGDRALARDVGQALGQNPFAIIVPCHRVMGANGKLTGFSANGGIETKLRMLGIEGAQIGSTPTLFESLPAMAKPARAPARRH; from the coding sequence ATGACCGATCAAGGCTACACGCTTTTCGACACGGCGATCGGACGCTGCGCCCTCGGCTGGAACCGACAGGGCGTGGTGGCGCTGCAGCTGCCCGAGCCCAGCGACGCGGCCACGCGCGCCAGGCTGCGCCGCCGTCATCCCGGCCTCGAGCAGGCATCCCCGCCCCCGGCCATCGAGCAAGCCATCGCCGCGATCGTGGCGCTGCTCGAAGGCAAGCCGAGCGATCTCTCCTTCGTTGCGCTCGACATGACGCCGGTGCCCGCGTTCAACCGCCGGGTCTATGAGATCGCGCGCCGCATTCCGCCGGGCCGGACGCGGACCTATGGCGAGATCGCGATCGAGCTCGGCGATCGCGCGCTGGCGCGCGATGTCGGGCAGGCGCTGGGTCAGAACCCCTTCGCCATCATCGTGCCCTGCCATCGGGTGATGGGCGCCAACGGCAAGCTCACCGGCTTCTCCGCCAATGGCGGCATCGAGACCAAGCTGCGCATGCTCGGCATCGAGGGCGCCCAGATCGGCAGCACCCCGACGCTGTTCGAGAGCCTGCCGGCGATGGCGAAGCCGGCCCGCGCGCCGGCGCGCCGCCATTAG
- a CDS encoding anthrone oxygenase family protein yields the protein MSDRLITGLIFLSTLGTGLVAGVFFAFSSFVMGALARLPAAQGIAAMQSINIVVITPLFLGTMFGTGLLCLALLAAAVSGWEEPRSLWLLAGGLLYLIGTVVVTMVFNVPRNDALAAADPGSAEGASLWLRYLREWTLWNHVRAVTGLAAMAAFLLALRLPAAE from the coding sequence ATGAGCGACCGGCTGATCACAGGCCTGATCTTCCTCTCGACCCTGGGCACCGGGCTGGTGGCCGGGGTTTTCTTCGCTTTTTCGAGCTTCGTCATGGGTGCCCTGGCGCGGCTGCCGGCGGCGCAGGGGATCGCGGCGATGCAGTCGATCAACATCGTGGTGATCACCCCGCTGTTCCTGGGCACCATGTTCGGGACCGGGCTCCTCTGTCTGGCTTTGCTGGCCGCGGCGGTCTCGGGCTGGGAAGAGCCGCGCAGCCTCTGGCTGCTGGCGGGCGGGCTGCTCTACCTGATCGGCACCGTGGTCGTCACGATGGTCTTCAACGTGCCGCGCAACGACGCGCTGGCGGCGGCCGATCCTGGCAGCGCCGAGGGCGCCTCGCTCTGGCTGCGCTACTTACGCGAATGGACGCTGTGGAACCATGTCCGTGCGGTGACAGGTCTCGCGGCGATGGCGGCCTTCCTGCTCGCCCTGCGTTTGCCCGCCGCCGAATAG
- a CDS encoding TetR/AcrR family transcriptional regulator, with translation MSSVPALLLDPVPPAPSPLRRAPSQRRARERVERILATATDIIAAEGSEAMRMAELARKAGVSIGSLYQYFPDKAAILRLLAERYNAQGRACIAAALAAVRTRDDLVRAFGELVDTYYGLFLKEPVMRDIGSGVQADKGLREIDLADSRANGAVLAATLARLEPAADRAALEARAFLIMQLGEATMRLAISVDRPEGDRLVASYKRMVLRELAAG, from the coding sequence GTGTCCTCCGTCCCTGCCCTTCTTCTCGATCCCGTTCCGCCCGCCCCCTCTCCCCTGCGCCGCGCGCCCAGCCAGCGGCGGGCGCGCGAGCGGGTCGAGCGGATCCTGGCGACGGCCACTGACATCATCGCCGCCGAGGGCAGCGAGGCGATGCGCATGGCCGAGCTGGCCAGGAAGGCCGGCGTCTCGATCGGCTCGCTCTACCAGTATTTCCCGGACAAGGCGGCGATCCTCCGCCTGCTGGCCGAGCGCTACAACGCGCAAGGTCGCGCCTGCATCGCGGCGGCGCTGGCGGCCGTGCGGACGCGCGACGATCTCGTCCGCGCTTTCGGCGAGCTGGTCGACACCTACTATGGCCTGTTCCTGAAGGAACCCGTGATGCGCGACATCGGCTCGGGCGTCCAGGCCGACAAGGGCCTGCGCGAGATCGACCTCGCCGACAGTCGCGCCAACGGCGCGGTGCTGGCGGCGACCCTGGCGCGGCTCGAGCCCGCGGCGGACCGGGCGGCGCTCGAAGCCAGGGCCTTTCTCATCATGCAGCTCGGCGAGGCGACCATGCGGCTCGCCATCTCGGTCGATCGCCCCGAGGGCGACCGGCTGGTCGCGAGCTACAAGCGCATGGTGCTGCGCGAGCTGGCCGCCGGCTAG
- a CDS encoding TDT family transporter, with the protein MTHARRALQPVADGEMAPGLAIVRQFTPNWFTATMGTGALALTLNQSPLALPGLHPLAVGLWLANILLFSLFSLLYAARWAIFFDEARRIFQHPVMSMFFGAIPMGLATIVNGFLAFGPALIGDAAIVIAHGLWWIDAALSLLCGIAIPYFMFTRQEHSIEKLTAVWLLPIVACEVAAASAGLLAPHLAAPDAFLVLVLGYGLWACSVPLAMSILVLLVLRLVLHKLPERDLGVSAWLALGPIGTGALGLLLLGSDAPAIFAANGLAGIGEVALGLGVIGGILLWGYGAWWLALAVLKTIRYLREGLPFNLGWWGFTFPLAVYALATLALARATRLELFAAIGGGLVVCLAIFWIIVATRTLEGAWTRRLFVAPCLAGPKAPARFEADAV; encoded by the coding sequence ATGACCCATGCCCGCAGAGCCCTGCAACCGGTCGCCGATGGCGAAATGGCGCCGGGGCTGGCGATCGTCCGCCAGTTCACGCCGAACTGGTTCACCGCGACCATGGGCACGGGTGCGCTGGCGCTGACGCTCAACCAGTCCCCGCTCGCCCTCCCGGGCCTGCATCCGCTGGCGGTCGGCCTCTGGCTCGCCAACATCCTGCTCTTCTCGCTGTTCAGCCTGCTCTATGCGGCGCGCTGGGCGATCTTCTTCGACGAGGCGCGGCGCATCTTCCAGCACCCGGTCATGTCGATGTTCTTCGGCGCGATCCCGATGGGGCTGGCCACCATCGTCAACGGCTTCCTCGCCTTCGGACCCGCCCTGATCGGCGATGCGGCGATCGTCATCGCCCATGGGCTGTGGTGGATCGACGCCGCGCTGTCGCTCCTCTGCGGAATCGCCATTCCCTATTTCATGTTCACGCGCCAGGAGCACAGCATCGAGAAGCTGACGGCCGTCTGGCTCCTGCCGATCGTGGCCTGCGAGGTCGCGGCCGCGAGCGCCGGGCTGCTGGCGCCGCATCTGGCGGCCCCGGACGCCTTCCTCGTTCTCGTGCTGGGCTATGGGCTCTGGGCCTGCTCGGTGCCGCTCGCCATGAGCATCCTCGTGCTCCTGGTGCTGCGGCTGGTCCTGCACAAGCTGCCGGAACGCGATCTGGGCGTCTCCGCCTGGCTGGCGCTGGGGCCGATCGGCACCGGCGCCCTGGGCCTGCTGCTGCTGGGCAGCGATGCGCCCGCCATCTTCGCGGCGAACGGCCTGGCCGGCATCGGCGAGGTGGCGCTCGGGCTCGGCGTCATCGGCGGCATCCTGCTGTGGGGCTATGGCGCCTGGTGGCTGGCCCTGGCGGTGCTGAAGACGATCCGCTATCTGCGCGAGGGGCTGCCCTTCAATCTCGGCTGGTGGGGCTTCACCTTCCCGCTGGCCGTCTATGCCCTGGCGACGCTCGCCCTGGCGCGGGCGACGCGGCTCGAGCTGTTCGCGGCGATCGGCGGCGGCCTCGTCGTCTGCCTCGCGATCTTCTGGATCATCGTCGCGACCCGGACGCTCGAGGGCGCCTGGACGCGGCGGCTCTTCGTGGCGCCCTGCCTCGCCGGCCCGAAGGCGCCGGCGCGTTTCGAGGCGGATGCCGTCTAG
- a CDS encoding LysR family transcriptional regulator → MTLEQLRIFVAVAERQHVTQAARALNLAQSAASHAVAVLEAQYGTRLFDRVGRRIELTEAGRTLLAEARTILAQVEHAERTLSEFDKLERGTLAVQASQTIASYWLPRHLVAFQRRHPRIEIRLTIGNTAQVAEAIETGMAELGFVEGAVESAALVSKPVARDQLVLVVGPEHPWADATKLAPKDLAGGEWVLREPGSGTRSVFEQALSRLGVGARDLRIAMELPSNEAVRAAVEAGLGATAISASVAAPGIEAGLLRQLPVKLPEREFHLLAHRNRPRSRLADALLATLAEAGPSRPRPPGRKPRAR, encoded by the coding sequence ATGACCCTGGAGCAGCTCCGCATCTTCGTGGCGGTCGCCGAACGGCAGCATGTCACCCAGGCGGCGCGGGCGCTCAATCTGGCGCAGTCGGCGGCGAGCCACGCCGTCGCGGTGCTGGAGGCGCAGTACGGGACGAGGCTGTTCGATCGCGTCGGCCGCCGCATCGAGCTCACGGAGGCAGGCCGCACTCTCCTGGCGGAGGCGCGGACGATCCTGGCGCAGGTGGAGCATGCGGAGCGGACCCTGAGCGAGTTCGACAAGCTCGAACGCGGCACGCTTGCGGTCCAGGCGAGCCAGACCATCGCGAGCTACTGGTTGCCGCGCCACCTGGTCGCGTTCCAGCGCCGCCATCCGCGCATCGAGATCCGGCTCACGATCGGCAACACCGCACAGGTGGCCGAGGCGATCGAGACCGGCATGGCGGAGCTGGGCTTCGTCGAGGGCGCGGTGGAAAGCGCCGCTCTGGTCAGCAAGCCCGTCGCGCGGGACCAGCTCGTCCTCGTCGTCGGTCCCGAGCATCCCTGGGCGGACGCGACGAAGCTCGCGCCGAAGGATCTCGCCGGCGGCGAATGGGTGCTGCGCGAGCCGGGATCGGGCACGCGCTCCGTCTTCGAGCAGGCGCTATCGCGCCTCGGCGTCGGCGCCCGGGATCTGCGGATCGCGATGGAGCTGCCCTCGAACGAGGCGGTGCGGGCCGCGGTCGAGGCAGGCCTCGGCGCCACCGCCATTTCCGCCTCGGTGGCCGCGCCCGGCATCGAGGCCGGCCTGCTGCGCCAATTGCCGGTGAAGCTGCCCGAGCGCGAGTTCCACCTGCTCGCCCACAGAAACCGCCCTCGCAGCCGCCTTGCCGACGCGCTGCTGGCCACGCTGGCCGAAGCCGGCCCCTCCCGTCCCAGGCCCCCGGGCCGAAAGCCACGCGCGAGATGA